The following coding sequences lie in one Rhodohalobacter barkolensis genomic window:
- a CDS encoding imelysin family protein produces the protein MKKLVLLFFSTVLLWGCTDNGPSGSEVQDFDRQAILENWADNIILPAFENFAAETESLKEAANDFTTSPNEQTLNDFREQWLASYKAWQHVSMFEMGRAMEIRYRDNINLYPTDTSLILENIETNTYNFELPSQNAAQGLPALDFVLYGLGENDQSILSFYTTDEDAEAYKNYVTDLAIRIDSLTDEVLEYWQNVYRDEFVSDSGNGANSSLNMMVNDYIFYYEKALRAGKIGIPAGVFSGSPLSDRVEAYYSGEYSKELFLESLDAAQNFFNGTHFGSEQKGESLSSYLEFLETTKDGESLETLINIQFETARQEAQSLNNNLSEQVETDNNQMLVTYDELQKNVVFMKVDMLQALNISVDYVDADGD, from the coding sequence ATGAAAAAATTAGTTCTACTCTTTTTTAGTACCGTGTTACTCTGGGGCTGTACAGATAATGGGCCATCAGGTTCAGAGGTTCAAGATTTCGACAGACAGGCCATACTCGAGAACTGGGCAGATAATATCATCCTTCCTGCGTTTGAAAATTTTGCGGCCGAAACGGAGAGCTTAAAAGAGGCTGCAAATGATTTTACAACTTCACCCAATGAGCAGACATTAAACGATTTCAGGGAGCAGTGGCTTGCCAGTTACAAAGCATGGCAGCATGTTTCCATGTTTGAAATGGGGCGTGCAATGGAAATACGCTACCGGGATAATATCAATCTCTACCCTACTGATACGAGCCTGATTCTCGAAAATATTGAAACCAACACTTACAATTTCGAATTGCCTTCTCAGAACGCAGCCCAAGGTCTGCCGGCACTCGATTTTGTGCTTTACGGACTTGGAGAAAATGATCAGTCCATTCTCTCTTTTTACACAACGGATGAGGACGCCGAGGCCTACAAAAATTATGTAACAGACTTGGCAATACGAATCGATTCACTCACAGATGAAGTATTGGAATACTGGCAAAATGTGTACCGCGATGAATTTGTCAGCGATTCAGGAAACGGGGCAAATTCATCTCTGAATATGATGGTAAACGACTACATTTTTTACTACGAAAAAGCACTTCGGGCCGGTAAAATTGGTATTCCTGCAGGAGTTTTTTCAGGATCTCCACTTAGTGATCGAGTAGAAGCTTATTACAGCGGTGAATACTCAAAAGAGCTTTTTCTGGAATCATTAGATGCAGCCCAGAACTTTTTTAACGGTACTCATTTCGGTTCAGAACAAAAGGGTGAAAGTCTAAGCTCATATCTCGAGTTTTTGGAAACCACAAAAGACGGCGAAAGTCTGGAAACTCTGATAAACATTCAGTTCGAAACTGCTCGTCAAGAAGCTCAGTCCCTTAATAATAATTTATCGGAGCAGGTTGAAACGGATAATAATCAAATGTTGGTCACCTACGACGAGCTCCAGAAAAATGTAGTCTTCATGAAAGTAGATATGCTGCAGGCTTTAAATATCAGCGTAGATTATGTTGACGCCGATGGAGACTAA
- a CDS encoding HTTM domain-containing protein, with product MNRFSIQSYFNKTTDAAPLAVFRIFFGLLMLISIIRFAANGWIHKLYIEPEFFFSYYGFEWVQPLGEWTYLIFIICGASAIFVSLGYHYRVAIITFFLSFTYIELMDKTTYLNHYYFISILSFLMIFLPAHAYYSIDARRNEALRASRVPSWSIDSIKLLLGIVYFYAGLAKLNSDWLLRAMPLEIWLPSKYSLPLLGDLFQQSWTHYAFSWAGAIYDLTIPFLLLMKRTRLIAFGLVVIFHVLTRVLFPIGMFPYIMIVSALIFFDANLHHRILRIVSNWFSISKSYFDNSRSYSFSKPWLKKGTVTIISIFFLVQLLVPFRYLLYPGELFWTEQGYRFSWRVMLMEKTGYANFRVEDRGNGQSFYVDNNEFLTPFQEKQMSTQPDFILEYAHHLEKHYQSKGIEDPGIYVESYVALNGRGSQPYVRDDVDLTEINQSFKHRTWLYPFNDEIKGL from the coding sequence TTGAACCGATTCTCCATCCAAAGTTATTTTAACAAAACAACAGACGCTGCACCACTGGCTGTATTTCGAATATTCTTCGGCCTGCTAATGCTCATTAGTATTATTCGTTTTGCAGCCAATGGATGGATTCATAAACTCTACATCGAACCTGAATTCTTTTTCAGTTACTACGGATTCGAATGGGTACAGCCACTTGGTGAATGGACCTACTTAATCTTTATTATTTGCGGTGCCTCCGCAATCTTTGTCTCGCTGGGATATCACTACAGGGTAGCAATTATTACGTTTTTCCTGAGCTTTACCTATATCGAGCTCATGGATAAAACCACGTATCTAAATCACTACTATTTCATCAGCATTCTAAGTTTTTTGATGATATTTCTGCCGGCCCATGCCTACTACTCTATTGATGCCCGCAGAAACGAAGCTCTGCGTGCAAGTCGTGTTCCATCCTGGTCCATAGATTCCATCAAACTGCTATTGGGGATCGTATATTTCTATGCGGGTCTTGCAAAGCTCAATTCTGATTGGCTGTTGCGCGCAATGCCATTGGAAATATGGCTGCCCTCGAAATACTCTCTTCCTCTTCTTGGCGATCTTTTCCAGCAATCCTGGACGCACTATGCATTTTCCTGGGCAGGAGCAATTTACGATCTGACGATACCCTTTTTACTTCTGATGAAACGAACCCGTCTGATTGCATTCGGCCTGGTAGTAATTTTCCACGTACTCACAAGAGTACTCTTTCCCATCGGTATGTTTCCATACATTATGATTGTGAGTGCACTTATCTTCTTTGATGCAAACTTGCACCATAGAATCCTTCGCATAGTTTCGAATTGGTTCAGTATCAGTAAGTCTTATTTCGATAATTCGAGGTCGTATTCATTTTCAAAACCGTGGCTTAAGAAAGGTACTGTAACAATCATTAGCATTTTCTTTTTGGTGCAGCTTCTGGTTCCCTTTCGCTATTTACTCTACCCAGGCGAACTTTTCTGGACAGAACAAGGCTACCGTTTTTCCTGGAGAGTAATGCTGATGGAGAAAACAGGTTATGCAAACTTTAGAGTTGAGGACCGCGGGAATGGACAAAGTTTCTATGTTGACAACAATGAGTTTTTAACTCCATTTCAGGAAAAACAGATGTCTACACAGCCTGATTTTATACTTGAATATGCGCACCATCTTGAAAAACACTATCAATCCAAAGGCATAGAAGACCCCGGGATTTACGTAGAAAGTTATGTTGCCCTTAATGGCAGGGGTAGTCAACCCTATGTAAGAGACGATGTAGACCTCACAGAAATCAATCAATCTTTTAAACACCGAACCTGGTTATACCCATTTAATGATGAAATTAAAGGTCTGTAG